The proteins below come from a single Malus sylvestris chromosome 3, drMalSylv7.2, whole genome shotgun sequence genomic window:
- the LOC126615657 gene encoding protein argonaute 5-like: MSQRGRGRGRHSEPSCGSDAPSFNRGGGGGARGRGRNAGATQLFQSESGPRHGGPGVVAAPTAAQAPSPAPLAQTPVPRGPAPAQASSSSAPPPAEAPLICAMEQKLTLTAPPPSSSKAVRFPARPGYGKVGEKVQVRANHFLVEVAARDLHHYDVSITPEVASKKINREVIKQLLKLYKESHLGKRIPAYDGMKSIYTAGPLPFASKEFVVQLAEREGSSAAAGSRRRDREFKVTLKLASKPDLYSLQQFLRSQQHELPQDAIQVLDVVLRAKPSENYTVVGRSFFAIQLGKKGDLGDGLEYWRGFYQSLRPTQFGLSLNIDVSARAFYESILVTEFVKKLLNYRELSRPLPDHDRLKVKKALKGVKVKLSYRENRSYKITGVSVEPLSKLTFTLEDQSRTSVVQYYRERYNIVLRDVAMPALQSGSDSKPVYLPMELCSIVAGQRYTRKLNERQVTALLRATCQRPGERQRSIVEMGKHNRYNEDDLIQQFGMNISQDMALVNARVLPPPTLKYHDTGREKSENPRMGQWNMINKKMVNGGRVDFWACVNFSRLDPSFNFRFCEDLVNMCNSKGVHFHPQPLIPHQSAHPGQIERVLRDIHKMSSKKIEEIGHKGKPLQLLIIILPDATGSYGMIKRICETELGIVSQCCQPKAASKLSKQYLENLSLKINVKVGGRNTVLIDAIQRRIPHVSDIPTIIFGADVTHPQPGEDSSPSIAAVVASMDWPEVTKYRGIVSAQAHREEIIQDLYSVKQDPNRGPVAGGMIREHFRAFRQATGRKPERIIFFRDGVSEGQFSQVLLYEMDAIRKACQSLQEGYLPPVTFVVVQKRHHTRLFPTDQRKTDRSGNIQPGTVVDTQICHPTEFDFYLNSHAGIQGTSRPAHYHVLFDENRFTPDALQMLTNNLCYTYARCTRSVSIVPPAYYAHLAAFRARYYIEGEYSDGGSTTGSTAGVAGGARFRALPEIKENVKEVMFYC, translated from the exons ATGTCTCAACGCGGCCGCGGCCGAGGCCGCCATTCCGAACCCTCATGCGGCTCCGACGCCCCGTCTTTTAATCGCGGTGGAGGAGGCGGAGCCCGTGGTCGGGGACGAAACGCCGGTGCTACACAGTTGTTTCAGTCCGAATCGGGACCTAGACATGGCGGTCCAGGAGTCGTAGCCGCTCCGACGGCGGCTCAAGCTCCCTCGCCGGCACCATTGGCTCAAACACCGGTTCCTCGCGGACCGGCGCCGGCTCAGGCGTCTTCCAGCTCGGCACCTCCCCCCGCTGAGGCTCCTCTCATCTGTGCGATGGAGCAGAAGCTGACGCTGACCGCTCCTCCACCGTCGTCGTCGAAAGCCGTCCGGTTTCCGGCGAGGCCTGGCTACGGGAAGGTTGGCGAGAAGGTCCAAGTCAGGGCCAACCACTTCCTAGTGGAGGTGGCGGCGAGAGATCTCCATCACTACGAT GTGTCGATTACCCCTGAAGTTGCATCGAAAAAGATCAACAGGGAAGTCATTAAGCAGCTCTTAAAGCTTTATAAGGAGTCTCACCTGGGCAAGAGAATCCCAGCTTATGATGGCATGAAAAGTATTTATACAGCAGGCCCCTTACCTTTTGCCTCGAAAGAGTTTGTGGTCCAGTTGGCCGAGAGGGAGGGTTCTTCTGCTGCTGCTGGTTCCAGAAG GAGGGACCGAGAGTTCAAGGTCACTCTCAAGTTGGCTAGCAAACCTGACCTGTATTCCCTCCAACAGTTCTTACGAAGCCAGCAGCATGAGTTGCCTCAGGACGCAATTCAAGTTCTGGACGTTGTTCTTAGGGCTAAACCTTCTGAAAA TTACACTGTTGTTGGGAGGTCTTTTTTCGCCATTCAACTTGGGAAGAAAGGTGATCTTGGTGATGGTCTGGAATACTGGAGAGGCTTTTATCAGAGTCTAAGGCCGACCCAGTTTGGGCTTTCACTCAATATAG ATGTATCAGCCAGAGCATTTTATGAATCTATTCTGGTAACTGAGTTTGTGAAAAAACTTTTGAACTACAGAGAACTGTCAAGGCCTTTACCTGATCATGATCGCTTGAAG GTGAAAAAGGCCTTAAAGGGGGTCAAGGTAAAACTTTCTTATCGTGAGAATAGATCTTATAAGATCACCGGGGTCTCCGTGGAACCCCTGAGCAAGTTGAC GTTCACTCTAGAAGATCAAAGTAGAACTTCAGTAGTACAGTATTATCGCGAAAGGTACAATATTGTGCTGAGGGATGTGGCAATGCCTGCGCTTCAGTCTGGGAGCGATTCAAAACCTGTTTATTTGCCTATGGAG CTTTGTTCCATTGTTGCTGGGCAGAGGTACACTAGGaagctgaatgagagacaagtaACAGCTCTTCTGAGAGCAACTTGTCAACGCCCTGGAGAGAGGCAGCGCAGTATAGTCGAG ATGGGTAAACACAATCGTTACAATGAAGATGACCTTATCCAGCAATTTGGCATGAATATAAGTCAAGATATGGCTTTAGTTAATGCTCGTGTTCTGCCGCCGCCTACG CTGAAATACCATGACACTGGTCGTGAGAAGTCTGAAAATCCACGAATGGGGCAATGGAATATGATCAACAAG AAAATGGTTAACGGTGGTCGAGTGGATTTCTGGGCATGTGTCAATTTCTCCCGATTGGACCCAAGTTTTAACTTCCGATTTTGTGAGGATTTGGTCAATATGTGCAACAGCAAGGGAGTG CATTTCCATCCGCAACCCTTAATTCCTCATCAATCAGCTCATCCTGGGCAAATAGAGAGGGTGCTCAGAGATATCCATAAGATGTCTAGcaagaaaattgaagaaattggaCATAAGGGAAAGCCTCTTCAGTTGTTAATTATCATTTTGCCTGATGCTACTGGATCATATG GCATGATAAAACGGATCTGTGAAACTGAGTTAGGAATTGTATCTCAGTGCTGTCAGCCCAAGGCAGCATCAAAGCTCAGTAAACAATACCTAGAAAATCTGTCACTCAAGATAAATGTGAAG GTTGGTGGAAGGAACACTGTTCTAATAGATGCCATTCAAAGAAGGATTCCTCATGTGAGTGACATTCCCACAATAATATTTGGTGCTGATGTTACCCATCCACAACCCGGGGAGGATAGCAGTCCTTCAATTGCGGCT GTGGTGGCGTCCATGGATTGGCCAGAAGTCACTAAGTACCGAGGAATTGTATCCGCACAGGCTCACCGTGAAGAAATAATCCAAGATCTTTACAGTGTTAAACAGGACCCTAACAGAGGTCCGGTTGCCGGAGGAATGATCAG GGAGCATTTCAGAGCATTTAGACAAGCAACTGGCCGAAAACCAGAGAGAATTATCTTCTTCAG AGATGGAGTTAGTGAAGGCCAGTTTAGTCAAGTTCTGCTGTATGAAATGGATGCTATAAGAAAG GCTTGTCAATCGCTTCAGGAGGGATATCTACCACCAGTTACTTTTGTTGTGGTGCAGAAAAGGCATCATACTCGCCTGTTCCCAACTGATCAACGGAAGACTGATAGGAGTGGGAATATTCAACCAG GCACTGTCGTTGACACCCAGATTTGTCATCCGACGGAGTTTGACTTCTATCTCAACAGTCATGCTGGCATTCAG ggaactagCAGGCCCGCACATTAccatgtcctgtttgatgagAACAGATTCACCCCAGATGCCTTGCAAATGCTAACGAACAACCTATGCTACAC GTATGCAAGGTGCACACGCTCAGTTTCCATTG TTCCTCCTGCATACTATGCACATTTGGCTGCCTTCCGTGCGCGATACTACATAGAGGGCGAGTATTCTGATGGAGGTTCAACTACGGGATCTACAGCAGGGGTTGCTGGTGGTGCGAGGTTCCGTGCCCTTCCGGAGATTAAAGAAAATGTAAAGGAAGTCATGTTCTACTGCTGA
- the LOC126615658 gene encoding uncharacterized protein LOC126615658, translated as MKGRAWTRKEDEALCKAYRWISEDSVRGISQTSEGVWTRVSKKYLEFYEGTIPPNTRNHESCSSRWKKHLHPSLNKWHQALLAATSRHESGANYYDEVRQAEELYMEGSSKPFQFHGCWEICKGWVLFEDPPQHRVDPLEAASPSVDMNEDGSPTIQQTRVENPTPSESSLPRAMGRNKARRLREKGKANADYAAQHEVAASFRLLAEQNVLEAEERKCRHEERAKQIQEEMDDKNMERNTSNYTPMSKAYFDRKKKEIMSRRQLFTSDYTPTMADDEDVIDYGY; from the exons atgaaaggtagggcttggacccgaaaagaagatgaagctctttgcaaggcttatagatggatctcagaagatagtgtgagggggatttctcaaacaagtgaaggtgtttggactcgtgtgtccaaaaaatacttagagttctacgaaggcaccattccaccgaatacccgaaaccacgaaagttgttcttcaagatggaagaaacatcttcatccaagtttgaataaatggcatcaagcactattagcagcaacaagtagacatgaaagcggcgccaattactatgacgaa gtacgccaagcggaggaattgtatatggagggcagctcaaaaccctttcagtttcacggttgttgggaaatttgtaaagggtgggtgttatttgaagatccacctcaacatagagtGGATCCTTTGGAAGCTGCATCCCCATCTGtagatatgaatgaagatggatctcctaccattcaacaaacaagggtagaaaatccgacTCCGTCCGAAAGTTCTttacctagggctatgggacgaaacaaggcccgaaggttgagggaaaagggcaaggcaaatgctgattacgccgctcaacatgaagtggcggCCTCATTTCGATTACTGGCGGAGCAAAATGTCCTTGAGGCGGAAGAAAGGAAGTGTAGACATGAAGAAcgagccaaacaaatacaagaagagatggatgataagaatatggaaaggaacacttcgaattacactccaatgagtaaggcctattttgataggaaaaaaaaagaaattatgtcTCGGCGGCAATTGTTTACctctgactatactcctacaatggcggatgatgaagatgttattgattatggatattaa